One genomic region from Ptychodera flava strain L36383 chromosome 5, AS_Pfla_20210202, whole genome shotgun sequence encodes:
- the LOC139133286 gene encoding poly [ADP-ribose] polymerase tankyrase-1-like, which produces MYRDMQGLQGLDGSSRRRPKNKTTVVNHPTIIYARMVQIGNNNVMTSASVSTSDACTGPGFVPGDVVTDTPGGESEYTHTHGAASGERRGRYVTLPPDESRNKPSKCPSQEGESGTGGFAQLGNDNKMYINQEPPDHDSGLDWESTSSREGDSSSAASVVDVPQVTLSHQNTAPESPRAFDRPSFEEAVFTAVEQNDLYGMAHNLKKSNYFARKDGLTCLHYIAIFDRKYMVAPLFALRNFGELVSAGVERSSNFQELFGMTALEIAKQMKHEEVVQKIKRHCEFEDGMSELHVAARDGDVEKVTALCRQHDNVDVGGSFGNTPLYSACVSGKLQAAKILLSHDADIHRRNKWGDTILHRSARWGQYDVVEFLLVNYFTGSENVTNHEGATPLHFAVLYGGVPVVSLLLKHGADPTVRKTRRKSHRWITLKEEDIHQFTNSYEMPVLRKVTKQEKSNTLITLLHHETLCHRLTYFLHLM; this is translated from the exons ATGTACCGAGACATGCAGGGTTTGCAGGGACTCGACGGATCAAGCAGGCGCCGTCCCAAAAACAAAACTACAGTTGTCA ACCACCCGACAATTATTTATGCGCGTATGGTACAGATTGGGAACAATAATGTCATGACATCGGCGTCAGTTTCCACTTCAGACGCCTGTACTGGGCCCGGTTTTGTGCCAGGCGATGTAGTCACCGACACACCTGGTGGAGAATCGGAGTACACACACACCCATGGAGCCGCATCCGGAGAAAGACGCGGCCGATACGTAACGCTCCCACCCGACGAAAGTAGGAATAAACCTTCCAAATGTCCCAGCCAAGAAG GTGAATCGGGCACGGGTGGATTCGCACAACTTGGGAACGACAATAAAATGTACATCAACCAGGAACCGCCAGACCATGATAGTGGCTTAGACTGGGAAAGCACGAGCTCAAGGGAGGGGGACAGCTCTTCTGCAGCCTCCGTCGTTGATGTACCCCAGGTGACGCTTAGTCACCAAAATACTGCACCCG AGTCACCACGTGCGTTCGACAGGCCCAGTTTTGAGGAGGCGGTTTTCACAGCTGTAGAACAGAACGACCTCTACGGCATGGCTCACAATCTGAAGAAGTCAAATTACTTTGCGAGGAAAGACGGCTTGACGTGTCTTCACTACATCGCTATATTTGACAGAAAGTACATGGTTGCCCCTCTGTTTGCCTTAAGAAATTTCGGTGAGCTAGTGAGTGCTGGAGTGGAAAGATCGTCCAACTTTCAAGAACTTTTTGGAATGACAGCCCTGGAAATCGCTAAACAAATGAAACACGAGGAAGTTGTGCAGAAAATCAAACGCCACTGCGAGTTTGAGGACGGTATGAGCGAACTTCACGTCGCGGCAAGAGACGGAGATGTCGAGAAAGTGACTGCCTTGTGTCGTCAACATGACAACGTTGACGTGGGCGGCTCGTTCGGAAATACTCCGTTGTACAGCGCATGCGTGAGCGGTAAACTCCAAGCCGCCAAAATTCTGTTGTCGCACGATGCAGACATACACCGTCGAAATAAATGGGGCGATACAATACTCCATCGATCAGCAAGGTGGGGCCAGTACGATGTCGTCGAGTTCCTACTCGTAAACTACTTCACTGGTTCCGAAAACGTGACGAACCATGAGGGCGCTACCCCTCTGCACTTTGCGGTTCTGTACGGCGGCGTGCCCGTTGTGAGTTTGCTGTTGAAACATGGAGCCGACCCGACAGTTAGAAAAACAAGAAGGAAAAGTCACCGTTGGATTACGCTGAAAGAGGAGGACATACATCAATTCACGAACTCTTACGAGATGCCTGTGCTACGAAAAGTAACAAAGCAGGAGAAAAGTAACACCTTAATTACCCTGTTACATCATGAAACATTGTGTCACAGGTTGACttattttttgcatttgatGTAG
- the LOC139133585 gene encoding uncharacterized protein yields MDEAGIKVTTGQPLYGHSLIGTPCVEVCRYMKSPMYTLQLLVGYDGVKHYRVIEGGSDTNEYVHFIHEAVQSFGEDGQRALQQGDILISDNAPIHRNEGELILSDWLDTLGIEYSFTPTYSPI; encoded by the coding sequence ATGGATGAAGCTGGCATTAAAGTGACAACAGGTCAACCTCTGTATGGACATTCATTGATTGGAACACCGTGCGTAGAAGTTTGCCGATACATGAAGTCACCGATGTACACATTGCAGTTGCTGGTTGGATATGACGGCGTGAAACATTATCGTGTAATTGAAGGCGGCTCTGACACCAACGAATATGTCCATTTTATCCACGAAGCTGTGCAATCGTTCGGCGAGGATGGACAGCGTGCTTTGCAACAGGGTGACATTTTAATCTCTGACAATGCACCGATTCATCGCAACGAAGGTGAACTGATTCTATCCGACTGGCTTGACACCCTTGGAATTGAGTACAGTTTTACACCAACGTATTCCCCGATTTGA
- the LOC139133284 gene encoding uncharacterized protein, giving the protein MSEIDLQRQYKGTHISNLTKRFEGMTGSQGHRQHLMAPQAPTFRDTAVQTDTPVLDSLNGCCCRCHVHRTTIQAATQTENFTKFIKSEPVVQANSQFESESSLHFSRKDLQNEQTLDVPPRQSSSPSKEEQTTTLKVPEPDGHSDSHSETHTSGSDSDIEPDSDRPLIRKGSVEKDLKNFVRSNRLSMDVMMSEKTFQNFYKKMESEIISRMTLPFDTIIEKLTGALLNESQKIQHTVSQCKIGPTHVHGDMHLQIGDHNEMVIGKIEERDSEQEEAEDVIIQRGCGGKPMENEETTTPAVERGDKTSESDESIIITSGHTLHETRDKSSTNQSNNSEVPHHLGNQQSYEKSERHRNLINAIRNDDIFTMTELLKTEDGMDMIDGLNLLHLVAVHNRYKLVAPLYAVCDYEALYVMRVGSQSRLYSGMTAVEIADKFQHKATSNMIEVHNIFTQSLSRLHLAARKGDLQSMSALCANTRKVDVPGVYGNTPVYTACVSGKLEAVKMLIEHGADVTKLNDWGDTLLHRAARWGQYDVVEFLLGTTLRRDINRKNHNGWTALHMAVFYGSASVVRLLLQNRAKADTTDVRRVSPLDTAIEERHREIAKILRGEGLKPRLPKRHRRK; this is encoded by the exons ATGTCAGAAATTGACCTGCAGCGACAGTACAAGGGGACCCACATCTCAAATCTAACCAAGCGCTTTGAAGGTATGACGGGTTCACAAGGCCATCGCCAGCATCTAATGGCACCCCAGGCACCGACCTTTAGAGACACAGCCGTGCAGACAGATACACCTGTACTGGACTCGCTGAACGGTTGTTGTTGTAGATGTCACGTGCACAGAACAACGATCCAAGCCGCCACACAAACAGAAAactttacaaagttcattaaatccGAACCAGTGGTTCAGGCCAACTCACAATTCGAATCAGAGTCAAGTCTACATTTTTCAAGGAAGGATTTGCAAAATGAACAAACTCTAGACGTCCCACCAAGACAGTCCAGCAGTCCTTCAAAAGAAGAACAAACCACCACGTTGAAAGTTCCCGAACCAGATGGGCACTCTGATTCACACAGTGAAACTCACACCAGTGGCAGTGATAGTGACATTGAACCAGACTCAGACAGACCTTTGATCAGAAAGGGCAGTGTTGAGAAGGACTTGAAGAACTTTGTGCGAAGCAACAGGTTGAGCATGGACGTTATGATGTCAGAGAAAACATTCCAGAACTTCTACAAAAAGATGGAGTCTGAGATTATAT CGAGGATGACCTTACCGTTTGATACAATAATCGAGAAGCTCACCGGTGCCCTGCTAAATGAAAGTCAGAAAATACAGCACACTGTCTCACAGTGTAAGATTG GACCCACCCATGTACATGGAGACATGCACCTCCAGATAGGGGACCACAATGAAATGGTCATTGGGAAAATAGAAGAACGAGATTCAGAGCAGGAAGAGGCGGAAGATGTCATCATCCAGCGTGGTTGCGGAGGGAAACCGATGGAAAATGAGGAGACCACAACACCAGCAGTCGAGCGGGGAGACAAGACCTCAGAATCTGATGAAAGCATCATCATCACCTCCGGGCACACATTACATGAGACACGTGACAAATCATCAACCAATCAAAGTAATAATTCAG AAGTTCCACACCACCTTGGAAACCAACAAAGTTATGAAAAGTCAGAAAGACACAGAAACCTGATAAATGCTATCAGGAACGATGACATATTCACGATGACCGAACTCTTGAAGACGGAAGATGGCATGGATATGATAGACGGTTTAAACCTACTGCACCTTGTTGCAGTGCACAACCGATACAAGTTGGTTGCACCCCTCTACGCCGTCTGCGATTACGAGGCATTGTACGTAATGAGAGTGGGCTCACAGTCACGGCTGTACAGCGGCATGACGGCGGTTGAAATCGCAGACAAGTTCCAACACAAGGCGACGTCGAACATGATCGAAGTTCACAATATCTTTACGCAGAGTCTGAGTCGGTTGCACCTGGCGGCCAGGAAGGGAGATCTCCAATCAATGTCTGCCCTCTGTGCGAACACCAGAAAAGTGGACGTACCGGGCGTTTACGGGAACACACCGGTGTATACAGCCTGCGTGAGTGGTAAACTTGAAGCAGTCAAGATGCTCATCGAGCATGGAGCCGACGTTACAAAATTGAATGACTGGGGTGATACGCTCTTGCACAGGGCAGCGCGTTGGGGGCAGTACGATGTGGTGGAATTTCTACTCGGGACAACTCTCAGAAGGGACATCAACCGAAAGAATCACAACGGGTGGACGGCACTGCACATGGCCGTGTTTTACGGTAGCGCGTCTGTGGTCAGACTCCTGTTGCAGAACAGAGCTAAAGCAGACACCACTGACGTGAGGAGAGTAAGCCCCCTGGATACAGCAATCGAAGAACGCCACAGAGAAATCGCCAAAATACTTCGGGGAGAGGGGTTGAAGCCCAGACTTCCAAAACGACACAGGAGAAAGTGA